A genomic stretch from uncultured Pseudodesulfovibrio sp. includes:
- the metE gene encoding 5-methyltetrahydropteroyltriglutamate--homocysteine S-methyltransferase: MNAHVLGFPRMGSNRGLKWALEKYWRGEIVDAELVTVADELKKRHWKLQAAAGMDLIPVGDFSLYDHILDTIAMVGAVPQRFAWDGGDISHTTYFHMARGDAEKSIPAMEMTKWFDSNYHYIVPELTSAIRFKKNNSHLLADVQAAKKLGHSPKPVLVGPITFLLLAKEVDGCDRWEHLAALTQVYCEIIAELTAHCSWIQIDEPVLCTDLTNEAKEAFQRVYSQLKKAANSTRILLTTYFGDLGENLDLATSLPVDGIHLDLVRGPNQLQEVLIRLPSQSTVSLGLVDGRNVWKTDLEAASILLNSVRQRVKDNKIMIGSSCSLLHSPVDITAEETLDPELKRWMAFAVQKCEEIAALKLGSTASETPALFKENKAALLARASHTEVVDATTRARIEAISPDMYSRTSPFSSRSAIQRDRLKLPLFPTTTIGSFPQTSEIRKARLAFKKGETSEAQYTETMKGHISDVIDRQEELELDVLVHGEPERNDMVEYFGQQLKGFCFTSNGWVQSYGSRCVKPPIIYGDVSRPEEMTVDWAVYAQSLTDKPVKGMLTGPVTILCWSFVRNDIPRSAVCRQIALAIRDEVLDLEAAGIGIIQIDEAAFREGMPIRKDQQEEYLRWAVDCFRLTASGVKDSTQIHSHMCYSEFNVIMQWIAEMDADVISIEASRSDMELLNAFNEYQYPAEIGPGVYDIHSPRVPGADEMYRLLLKALEVIPAERLWVNPDCGLKTRAWPETTASLKNMIQATQRLRDDHS; encoded by the coding sequence ATGAACGCGCACGTATTGGGTTTTCCCAGAATGGGTAGTAACCGCGGACTGAAATGGGCACTTGAGAAGTACTGGCGAGGCGAAATCGTTGATGCGGAACTCGTCACTGTTGCCGACGAACTCAAAAAACGACATTGGAAGCTTCAGGCCGCCGCAGGCATGGACCTGATACCGGTCGGTGATTTTTCACTGTACGACCATATCCTTGATACCATCGCCATGGTGGGCGCAGTGCCCCAACGATTTGCATGGGATGGTGGCGACATCAGCCACACAACATACTTTCACATGGCCAGAGGTGATGCAGAAAAAAGTATCCCTGCCATGGAAATGACGAAATGGTTTGATTCAAACTACCATTATATCGTCCCGGAACTGACCTCGGCTATCCGCTTCAAAAAGAACAATTCGCACCTGCTTGCAGATGTGCAGGCAGCCAAGAAACTCGGTCATTCTCCAAAACCGGTTCTTGTAGGCCCCATTACGTTTCTCCTCTTGGCTAAGGAAGTCGACGGCTGCGACAGGTGGGAACACCTCGCTGCCCTAACACAGGTATACTGCGAGATCATTGCAGAACTTACAGCGCACTGCTCGTGGATTCAAATCGACGAACCCGTCCTGTGCACGGACCTCACAAATGAGGCCAAGGAAGCGTTCCAGCGAGTCTATTCCCAACTCAAGAAAGCTGCCAACAGCACCCGTATACTCCTGACGACTTACTTCGGCGACCTTGGTGAAAACCTCGACCTGGCGACCTCCCTCCCGGTAGACGGCATTCATCTCGACCTTGTCCGTGGCCCGAATCAACTCCAGGAAGTCCTGATCAGGCTGCCTTCGCAGTCCACAGTCTCTCTCGGTCTCGTGGATGGAAGAAATGTCTGGAAAACTGACCTTGAGGCTGCGTCTATCCTGTTGAATTCGGTTCGACAAAGAGTGAAGGACAACAAGATCATGATTGGCTCCAGTTGCTCACTGCTTCACTCTCCCGTGGATATAACGGCAGAGGAGACACTGGACCCGGAGCTCAAACGGTGGATGGCTTTTGCCGTGCAAAAATGCGAAGAAATCGCAGCACTGAAGCTCGGCTCAACCGCTTCTGAGACACCGGCGCTATTCAAAGAAAACAAAGCAGCCCTTCTGGCCCGTGCTTCGCACACAGAGGTTGTCGACGCCACGACCCGCGCCCGGATCGAAGCAATCTCCCCCGACATGTACAGTCGCACATCTCCTTTCTCGTCACGCTCCGCCATACAGCGAGACAGGTTGAAACTCCCCCTTTTCCCGACCACGACAATAGGTTCGTTCCCCCAAACCTCTGAGATCAGAAAAGCACGCTTGGCGTTCAAGAAAGGCGAGACATCAGAAGCTCAGTACACAGAGACAATGAAAGGCCACATCTCGGACGTCATTGACCGCCAGGAAGAACTGGAACTCGATGTTCTGGTCCATGGCGAACCAGAGCGCAACGACATGGTCGAATACTTCGGGCAACAGCTCAAAGGATTCTGCTTTACATCCAATGGTTGGGTCCAGAGCTATGGCAGCAGATGTGTCAAACCGCCCATTATCTACGGCGACGTGTCACGCCCCGAAGAAATGACCGTTGACTGGGCCGTATATGCGCAAAGTCTGACGGACAAGCCGGTAAAAGGCATGCTGACCGGTCCGGTTACCATTTTATGCTGGAGTTTTGTCCGCAACGACATCCCCCGAAGTGCAGTCTGCCGCCAGATCGCGTTGGCCATACGGGACGAAGTCCTGGACCTCGAAGCTGCCGGCATTGGTATCATCCAAATAGATGAAGCAGCGTTCCGCGAAGGCATGCCTATCAGAAAGGATCAGCAGGAAGAATACCTGCGATGGGCCGTTGATTGCTTCAGGCTGACTGCCAGCGGTGTCAAGGACAGCACGCAGATCCACTCACATATGTGCTACAGCGAATTCAACGTCATTATGCAATGGATCGCCGAAATGGATGCCGACGTCATCAGCATCGAGGCCAGCCGGAGTGACATGGAATTGCTCAATGCGTTCAATGAATACCAATACCCGGCTGAAATCGGACCCGGCGTATATGACATCCACAGCCCCCGAGTCCCCGGCGCGGACGAAATGTACCGACTCCTGCTAAAAGCTCTGGAAGTGATCCCGGCCGAACGGCTGTGGGTCAATCCCGACTGCGGACTCAAGACTCGCGCATGGCCGGAAACCACGGCATCCCTCAAAAACATGATCCAGGCAACACAACGTTTGCGTGATGATCATTCCTAG
- a CDS encoding methylenetetrahydrofolate reductase: MKISDLMHTTDRFLSLEFFPPKGQTEWPSFFKQVDQLTGLNPLFVSVTYGAGGKTQDNTLEIASSVHEQFGLTTMSHLTCVGAEKKGLAEYIDKLLDAGIENILALRGDMPSVGAPDVWTDFSYASDLVQFVKKQWPEVCVGTACYPDAHPESSSIEEDLEWTRHKLSTGSDFAITQLFFDVRRYQDLVLRLRALQINTPIIPGVLPVLSIQSLNRILALCGANIPLKLYLELQTAYATGGDKAVRAKGVEIARGQIKELLALGAPGIHLYTLNNADICLEILTDLPMLDG, encoded by the coding sequence ATGAAAATTTCTGACCTCATGCACACCACCGACCGCTTCCTGTCACTTGAATTCTTTCCCCCAAAAGGACAAACGGAGTGGCCTTCTTTCTTTAAACAAGTCGACCAGTTGACAGGTCTTAATCCGCTATTTGTCTCTGTGACCTATGGTGCTGGCGGCAAAACGCAGGACAACACCCTTGAAATAGCCTCCAGCGTCCACGAACAATTCGGCCTGACAACCATGTCTCATCTCACATGCGTAGGAGCTGAAAAGAAAGGTCTTGCCGAGTATATTGACAAGCTTTTGGATGCCGGAATCGAAAACATACTGGCACTGCGTGGGGACATGCCCAGTGTTGGGGCTCCCGACGTTTGGACTGACTTTTCCTATGCTTCGGACCTCGTTCAATTCGTTAAAAAACAATGGCCAGAAGTCTGCGTAGGAACAGCATGTTACCCGGATGCACACCCTGAATCCTCCTCCATTGAAGAAGATTTGGAATGGACCCGCCACAAACTGTCAACAGGGTCGGATTTCGCTATCACGCAATTGTTTTTCGATGTACGCCGCTATCAGGACCTCGTTCTGCGACTGCGCGCACTCCAAATAAACACCCCAATTATTCCGGGCGTCCTCCCCGTTCTGAGCATTCAATCCTTAAACCGCATACTGGCATTGTGTGGTGCAAATATTCCTTTGAAACTCTATTTGGAACTACAAACAGCCTATGCGACAGGTGGCGACAAGGCCGTGAGGGCCAAAGGCGTTGAAATCGCCCGGGGACAGATCAAGGAACTGCTGGCTCTGGGAGCACCGGGCATCCATCTCTATACATTAAATAATGCAGACATTTGTCTGGAAATTCTCACCGACCTCCCAATGCTTGACGGATAA
- a CDS encoding amino acid ABC transporter substrate-binding protein, translated as MKRLLTALMVMALCLCAASAFAADVSWERVKGAGQLVIGLDDAFPPMGFRDDSGTLVGFDVDAAEEVGKRLGIKIMWQPTEWKGVINSLYAKKFDCIWNGMTITPERQKKVAFSKPYLIDGQIATVRMDEKEIKSFDALGGKKIGVQAGSPALEAAKKLPNAAGEIREYDTNPKAFLDLEADRLDSVVVDNVTGRYYMASRPGEFRALPGYITKEAFGVAYRMEDAALRGMIQKAIDEMIADGTMGKISRKWFGEDVTNPAKW; from the coding sequence ATGAAACGCTTACTCACTGCTCTTATGGTTATGGCTCTGTGTCTCTGCGCTGCCTCTGCCTTCGCCGCCGACGTTTCCTGGGAACGCGTCAAGGGCGCCGGCCAGTTGGTTATCGGTCTGGATGACGCCTTCCCTCCCATGGGTTTCCGCGATGACAGCGGCACACTAGTTGGTTTTGACGTAGATGCCGCTGAAGAAGTCGGCAAACGTCTGGGCATCAAGATCATGTGGCAGCCCACAGAATGGAAGGGTGTCATCAACTCCCTGTACGCCAAAAAATTCGACTGTATCTGGAACGGTATGACCATCACTCCCGAACGCCAGAAAAAAGTCGCCTTCTCCAAGCCGTACCTGATCGACGGTCAGATCGCCACCGTGCGCATGGATGAAAAGGAAATCAAATCTTTCGACGCTCTGGGCGGCAAGAAGATCGGCGTTCAAGCCGGTTCCCCCGCTCTTGAAGCTGCCAAGAAGCTGCCCAACGCTGCTGGCGAAATCCGCGAATACGACACCAACCCCAAGGCATTCCTCGACCTTGAAGCCGACCGTCTGGATTCCGTTGTCGTCGACAACGTAACCGGCCGTTACTACATGGCTTCCCGTCCCGGCGAGTTCCGCGCTCTGCCCGGGTACATCACCAAGGAAGCTTTCGGCGTAGCCTACCGCATGGAAGACGCTGCCCTGCGCGGCATGATCCAGAAGGCCATCGACGAAATGATCGCCGACGGCACCATGGGCAAGATCTCCCGCAAGTGGTTCGGTGAAGACGTTACCAACCCGGCCAAGTGGTAG
- a CDS encoding ABC transporter permease subunit (The N-terminal region of this protein, as described by TIGR01726, is a three transmembrane segment that identifies a subfamily of ABC transporter permease subunits, which specificities that include histidine, arginine, glutamine, glutamate, L-cystine (sic), the opines (in Agrobacterium) octopine and nopaline, etc.) gives MLRSVVVTALLVLSLFAFGAQAAPTATENADALMRKANDVMTTGDLKAAVSIYLQIPVPGPEGDEGQFASSRMQAARLEFAVKDYPAAIAIAEELLAVYPDNIEALQFRDSVEEAMLPQWKRLMNDTIKFVPHLLKGSLMTLLLVVFTMIISPIGGLLIALGRIGSFRAINRLCWFIIWLFRGTPLLLQLFFIYYGLPAIGITLKPIPAALIGLGLNYSAYLAEIIRSGIQSIDHGQMEAAEAMGMSNWQAMRRIIIPQTYRVILPPVGNEFIALIKDTALVSTIAMVELMRTADQLFNASFNITVLGLAAVIYLLFTTVFTFTFERLEERVGAYEKR, from the coding sequence ATGTTGAGGAGCGTCGTTGTTACGGCGCTCCTCGTTCTTTCCCTGTTCGCCTTCGGCGCACAGGCCGCTCCCACTGCGACCGAGAACGCCGACGCGCTCATGCGCAAGGCCAACGACGTCATGACCACGGGCGACCTCAAGGCCGCTGTCTCCATTTATCTGCAAATCCCGGTCCCCGGCCCGGAAGGCGACGAAGGCCAGTTCGCTTCCAGCCGCATGCAGGCCGCACGACTTGAATTCGCGGTCAAGGACTATCCTGCCGCCATCGCCATTGCAGAAGAACTGCTGGCTGTCTACCCGGACAACATTGAGGCACTCCAGTTCCGCGACTCAGTGGAAGAGGCGATGTTGCCCCAGTGGAAACGGCTGATGAACGACACGATCAAATTCGTGCCGCATCTTCTCAAAGGCAGTCTCATGACCCTGCTGCTGGTGGTCTTCACCATGATCATTTCGCCCATTGGCGGACTGCTCATCGCGCTTGGACGCATCGGCAGTTTCAGAGCCATAAACAGGCTGTGCTGGTTCATCATCTGGCTGTTCCGCGGCACCCCGCTTCTGCTTCAGCTTTTCTTCATCTATTATGGGTTGCCCGCCATCGGCATCACCTTGAAGCCCATCCCGGCAGCACTCATAGGACTCGGCCTGAACTATTCGGCCTACCTTGCGGAGATCATCCGCAGCGGCATCCAGTCCATCGACCACGGGCAGATGGAAGCCGCCGAAGCCATGGGCATGTCCAACTGGCAAGCCATGCGCCGAATCATCATTCCACAGACATACCGCGTCATTCTGCCGCCCGTGGGCAACGAATTCATCGCACTCATCAAGGACACCGCACTGGTTTCCACCATTGCCATGGTAGAACTGATGCGCACGGCAGACCAGTTGTTCAACGCTTCGTTCAACATCACCGTGCTTGGATTGGCCGCCGTTATCTACCTTCTTTTCACCACGGTCTTCACCTTCACTTTCGAACGACTTGAAGAGCGCGTGGGCGCATACGAGAAACGCTGA
- a CDS encoding amino acid ABC transporter ATP-binding protein produces MQPLLELKNIVKSFGSHRAVDNIDLSMQAGEKTVIIGPSGSGKSTLLRAINILETIDSGSILFEGKAVGYRQLKGKQVLDKPKSICRLRTQIGMVFQHFNLFPHMTVVQNAMEGQVTVLGTPKAEAKAVAMNMLEKVGMGEFADRFPASLSGGQKQRAAIARALSMKPKLMLFDEPTSALDPELVGEVFAAIKQLADEGMTMIIVTHNMGFAREVADQVVFMENGSFLAKGAPDDFFAKQCEDPRIQSFIDRIF; encoded by the coding sequence ATGCAACCACTTCTGGAACTCAAGAACATCGTCAAGAGCTTCGGCTCCCATCGGGCCGTGGATAACATCGACCTTTCGATGCAGGCCGGAGAGAAGACCGTCATCATCGGTCCTTCCGGCTCAGGAAAATCCACCCTGCTGCGCGCTATCAACATTCTGGAGACCATTGATTCTGGCTCAATTCTGTTTGAAGGAAAAGCCGTGGGCTATCGTCAGCTCAAAGGCAAACAGGTACTCGACAAGCCAAAGAGCATCTGCAGGCTGCGCACACAGATCGGCATGGTTTTCCAGCACTTCAATCTGTTCCCGCACATGACCGTGGTCCAAAATGCCATGGAAGGTCAGGTGACTGTCCTCGGCACTCCCAAGGCAGAAGCCAAGGCCGTTGCCATGAACATGCTTGAAAAAGTCGGCATGGGCGAATTTGCAGACCGCTTTCCAGCATCGCTTTCCGGCGGGCAGAAACAGCGCGCCGCCATCGCCCGGGCATTATCCATGAAACCGAAACTGATGCTCTTCGATGAACCGACCTCTGCACTGGACCCGGAACTGGTGGGAGAAGTGTTCGCCGCCATCAAGCAGTTGGCCGACGAAGGCATGACCATGATCATCGTCACCCACAACATGGGCTTTGCCCGCGAGGTCGCGGATCAAGTCGTTTTCATGGAGAACGGTTCCTTCCTTGCCAAAGGTGCTCCAGACGACTTCTTCGCCAAGCAATGCGAAGATCCGCGTATTCAGAGTTTTATTGATCGTATTTTTTAA